Proteins found in one Thermus oshimai DSM 12092 genomic segment:
- the trpD gene encoding anthranilate phosphoribosyltransferase, translated as MEAIRKALLGEVLTEEEAYGLMGALMRGEVSPVRAAGVLTALALRGERPHEIAAMARAMREAARPLRVERRPLLDIVGTGGDHKGLVNLSTLGALVAAAGGVAVAKHGNRAASSQAGSADLLEALGVDLEAPPERVGEAIEALGFGFLFARAFHPAMRHVAPVRSELGIRTVFNLLGPLTNPAGADRYVLGVYSPHWLFPMAEALERLGAKGLVVHGEGADELVLGENRVVEVGGRTYALTPEGVGLRRAPLEALKGGGPGANAELARRILKGEERGPLRDAVALAAGAGFYAAGRVGGLEEGVRLALEVLASGEAYLLLEGYVRFLKG; from the coding sequence ATGGAGGCCATAAGGAAAGCGCTTTTGGGGGAGGTGCTCACGGAGGAGGAGGCCTACGGGCTCATGGGGGCCCTCATGCGGGGGGAGGTCTCCCCGGTGCGGGCCGCGGGGGTGCTCACCGCCTTGGCCCTAAGGGGGGAGCGCCCCCACGAGATCGCGGCCATGGCCCGGGCCATGCGCGAGGCGGCAAGGCCCCTTAGGGTGGAAAGGAGGCCCCTTCTGGACATCGTGGGCACGGGGGGGGACCATAAGGGCCTGGTCAACCTCTCCACCCTGGGGGCCCTGGTGGCCGCGGCGGGGGGGGTGGCGGTGGCCAAGCACGGGAACCGGGCGGCGAGCTCCCAGGCGGGCTCCGCGGACCTCCTGGAGGCCCTGGGGGTGGACCTCGAGGCCCCCCCGGAGCGGGTGGGGGAGGCCATCGAGGCCCTGGGCTTCGGCTTCCTCTTCGCCCGGGCCTTCCACCCCGCCATGCGCCACGTGGCCCCGGTGCGCTCCGAACTCGGCATCCGCACGGTCTTCAACCTCCTGGGCCCCCTCACCAACCCCGCGGGGGCGGACCGGTACGTGCTCGGGGTCTATAGCCCCCATTGGCTTTTCCCCATGGCCGAGGCCCTGGAACGGCTTGGGGCGAAAGGGCTTGTGGTCCACGGGGAGGGGGCGGACGAGCTCGTTTTGGGAGAGAACCGGGTGGTGGAGGTGGGGGGAAGGACCTACGCCCTCACCCCCGAGGGGGTGGGCCTCAGGCGGGCCCCCCTGGAGGCCCTGAAGGGGGGCGGCCCCGGGGCGAACGCCGAGCTGGCCCGCCGGATCCTGAAAGGGGAAGAGAGGGGCCCCTTGCGGGACGCGGTGGCCCTGGCCGCGGGGGCGGGGTTCTACGCCGCGGGGCGGGTGGGAGGCCTGGAGGAGGGGGTTAGGCTCGCCCTCGAGGTCCTGGCCTCGGGGGAGGCCTACCTCCTCCTGGAAGGCTACGTGCGCTTCCTGAAGGGCTAA
- a CDS encoding acyl-CoA thioesterase, whose product MEGFPVVVHVDVRFRDLDPLGHVNNAVHLSYMELARIRYFQRISPDWLQEGHFVVARMEVDYLKPIYLEDEVRVGAKVVGIGRSSLKMEHLILANGEPAARGLSVLVWLDEGRPAPLPEAVRRRIGEVEGHPL is encoded by the coding sequence ATGGAAGGTTTTCCGGTGGTGGTCCACGTGGACGTGCGCTTCCGCGACCTGGACCCTTTGGGCCATGTGAACAACGCCGTCCACCTCTCCTACATGGAGCTCGCCCGCATCCGCTACTTCCAGCGGATCTCCCCCGACTGGCTCCAGGAGGGCCACTTCGTGGTGGCCCGCATGGAGGTGGACTACCTCAAGCCCATCTACCTGGAGGACGAGGTGCGGGTGGGGGCCAAGGTGGTGGGGATCGGGCGCTCCAGCCTCAAGATGGAGCACCTCATCCTAGCGAACGGCGAGCCCGCCGCCCGGGGGCTTTCCGTCCTGGTCTGGCTGGACGAGGGGCGGCCCGCCCCTCTCCCTGAGGCGGTGCGGCGGCGGATCGGGGAGGTGGAGGGGCACCCCCTATAA
- a CDS encoding M3 family oligoendopeptidase produces METTWDLTPLFPGLESPEFQRAWEGLRGRIGALRDLLEKEAPLPEVLAALDGLHEEALPLQAYLYARFTADTADEAAAAKLSEFQILFLELKRLAPRLTRRLALEDPEEAGPYRILVEEARLQALHLMPEGEETLAAELALSGREAWAKLHESLTSQITALLDGEELPITKVRNLYFRPEEEVRKKAYEAELKAWAAHEVPLAFAMNGVKGEASVLNRRRAFRDDLEPTLLANRITRRALSAMLEAVREGLPLFRRYFALKAKGLGKERLDWWDLFAPLGEGRRWTLEEARSFLKEKLARFPNAARVAELAFAERWMDLLPRRGKVGGAYCMPRGGGKSLILANYEESFESLSTLAHELGHAYHNFALARVPASLREVPMTLAETASIMNETLVVEAALKEVDPGEGRLILDAYLQGAAQVVVDIYSRFLFESWVFERRRARELSPRELKELMLKAQKEAYGEALATFHPYMWAVKGHYYGSDFYNYPYTFGLLFGLAVYGEAQADPAFAERYEELLALSGMHPAKELAARFGFDLESPAFWRKALGVLEAKVEALARMV; encoded by the coding sequence ATGGAAACCACCTGGGACCTTACCCCGCTCTTCCCCGGCCTGGAAAGCCCCGAGTTCCAGCGGGCCTGGGAGGGCCTGAGGGGCCGGATTGGGGCCCTTAGGGACCTCCTGGAGAAGGAGGCCCCCCTTCCTGAGGTCTTGGCCGCCCTGGACGGCCTCCACGAGGAGGCCCTTCCCCTCCAGGCCTACCTCTACGCCCGCTTCACCGCGGACACCGCGGACGAGGCCGCCGCGGCCAAGCTCTCCGAGTTCCAGATCCTCTTCCTGGAGCTGAAGCGCCTCGCGCCCCGCCTCACCCGCCGCCTGGCCCTGGAGGACCCCGAGGAGGCCGGCCCCTACCGCATCCTGGTGGAGGAGGCCCGCCTCCAGGCCCTCCACCTCATGCCGGAGGGGGAGGAGACTCTGGCCGCGGAGCTTGCCCTATCGGGCCGGGAGGCCTGGGCCAAGCTCCACGAGAGCCTCACCAGCCAGATCACCGCCCTCCTGGACGGGGAGGAGCTTCCCATCACCAAGGTGCGCAACCTCTACTTCCGCCCCGAGGAGGAGGTGCGCAAGAAGGCCTACGAGGCGGAGCTTAAGGCCTGGGCAGCGCACGAGGTCCCCCTGGCCTTTGCCATGAACGGGGTGAAGGGGGAGGCCTCGGTGCTGAACCGCCGCCGGGCCTTCCGGGACGACCTCGAGCCCACCCTCCTTGCAAACCGCATCACGAGGCGGGCCCTTTCCGCCATGCTGGAGGCGGTAAGGGAAGGCCTCCCCCTCTTCCGCCGCTACTTCGCCCTGAAGGCCAAGGGGCTTGGGAAGGAAAGGCTGGACTGGTGGGACCTCTTCGCCCCCCTGGGGGAGGGGCGGCGCTGGACGCTGGAGGAGGCCCGAAGCTTCCTCAAGGAGAAGCTTGCCCGTTTCCCGAACGCCGCCCGCGTGGCGGAGCTCGCTTTTGCGGAGCGCTGGATGGACCTCCTCCCCCGAAGGGGGAAGGTGGGCGGGGCCTACTGCATGCCGAGGGGCGGGGGGAAAAGCCTCATCCTGGCCAACTACGAGGAGAGCTTTGAGTCCCTCTCCACCTTGGCCCACGAGCTCGGCCACGCCTACCACAACTTTGCCCTCGCCCGGGTGCCCGCCAGCCTAAGGGAGGTCCCCATGACCCTGGCGGAGACCGCCAGCATCATGAACGAGACCCTGGTGGTGGAGGCCGCCCTCAAGGAGGTGGACCCCGGGGAGGGGCGTCTCATCCTGGACGCCTACCTCCAGGGGGCGGCCCAGGTGGTGGTGGACATCTACAGCCGCTTCCTCTTTGAGTCTTGGGTCTTTGAGAGGCGGCGGGCCCGGGAGCTATCCCCAAGGGAGCTTAAGGAGCTCATGCTCAAGGCCCAGAAGGAGGCCTACGGGGAGGCCCTGGCCACCTTCCACCCCTACATGTGGGCGGTGAAGGGGCACTACTACGGTTCGGACTTCTACAACTACCCCTACACCTTCGGCCTCCTCTTCGGCCTGGCGGTCTACGGCGAGGCCCAGGCGGACCCGGCCTTCGCCGAGCGCTACGAGGAGCTCCTGGCCCTTTCGGGGATGCACCCCGCCAAAGAACTCGCCGCCCGCTTCGGCTTTGACCTGGAAAGCCCCGCCTTCTGGCGGAAGGCCCTGGGGGTCCTGGAGGCGAAGGTGGAGGCCCTGGCCCGGATGGTCTGA
- a CDS encoding arsenate reductase ArsC, with translation MRLLVLCTHNSARSQMAEAWLRHHARLLGVDLEVHSAGTEKTFVKEEAKRAMAEVGLDLSGHTSKTLLEVPDPWNFGLVLTVCDGAREACPVYPEKTLKRHVSFPDPSGKPLEEWRRVRDALGRMSLFLVQSLKEGRVPADEELERAAWG, from the coding sequence ATGCGCCTCCTCGTCCTCTGCACCCACAACTCCGCCCGCAGCCAGATGGCCGAGGCCTGGCTCCGGCACCACGCCCGCCTCCTCGGGGTGGACCTCGAGGTCCACTCCGCGGGCACGGAGAAGACCTTCGTCAAGGAGGAGGCCAAGCGGGCCATGGCCGAGGTGGGGCTCGACCTTTCGGGCCACACCTCCAAGACCCTCCTGGAGGTGCCCGACCCCTGGAACTTCGGCCTGGTCCTCACGGTGTGCGACGGGGCGAGGGAGGCCTGCCCCGTCTATCCGGAGAAGACCCTGAAGCGCCACGTCTCCTTCCCCGACCCCTCGGGGAAGCCCCTAGAGGAGTGGCGCCGGGTGCGGGACGCCCTGGGGCGCATGAGCCTTTTCCTGGTGCAAAGCCTCAAGGAGGGGCGGGTGCCCGCCGACGAGGAGCTAGAGCGGGCGGCCTGGGGCTAA
- the ubiE gene encoding bifunctional demethylmenaquinone methyltransferase/2-methoxy-6-polyprenyl-1,4-benzoquinol methylase UbiE, which yields MASEDKAQRVRRMFSEIAPRYDLLNRLLSLGVDLSWRKRAVALALERQPRRILDLATGTGDLALLLKARAPEAQVVGADFAPPMLALARKKAEAQGLKVEFLEADALALPFPEASFDAVTLAFGFRNFADYEKALSEIHRVLTPGGRLVLLEFPPPPKGAFGLVYRLYFGKLLPFIGGVVSGNFGAYRYLPESVEAFPPPEALKALMEGVGFGVRYELLTFGVAAIHVGDKA from the coding sequence GTGGCGTCCGAGGACAAGGCCCAGAGGGTGCGGCGGATGTTCTCCGAGATCGCGCCCCGCTACGACCTCCTAAACCGGCTCCTCTCCTTGGGGGTGGACCTCTCCTGGCGGAAGCGGGCGGTGGCCCTGGCCCTGGAGCGCCAGCCCCGGCGCATCCTGGACCTGGCCACGGGCACGGGGGACCTGGCCCTCCTCCTGAAAGCCCGGGCCCCGGAGGCCCAGGTGGTGGGGGCGGACTTCGCCCCGCCCATGCTGGCCCTGGCCCGGAAGAAGGCGGAGGCCCAGGGGCTCAAGGTGGAGTTCCTCGAGGCCGACGCCCTGGCCCTCCCCTTCCCCGAGGCCTCCTTTGACGCGGTCACCCTCGCCTTTGGCTTCCGCAACTTCGCGGACTACGAAAAGGCCCTCTCGGAGATCCACCGGGTCCTGACCCCCGGGGGAAGGCTCGTCCTCCTGGAGTTCCCCCCGCCCCCCAAGGGGGCCTTCGGCCTGGTCTACCGCCTTTACTTCGGCAAGCTCCTCCCCTTCATCGGGGGGGTGGTCTCGGGGAACTTCGGCGCCTACCGCTACCTGCCGGAGAGCGTGGAGGCCTTCCCGCCCCCTGAGGCCCTGAAGGCCCTCATGGAGGGGGTGGGGTTTGGGGTGCGCTACGAGCTCCTCACCTTCGGGGTGGCGGCCATTCACGTGGGGGACAAGGCTTAG